In one window of Nitrospinota bacterium DNA:
- a CDS encoding (S)-benzoin forming benzil reductase, producing MRNIIISGATRGLGKALARGLSHPNTKLFLIARGKLEETKKAAEAKGAQAKTYNIDLADTLKLEETIEKIFSHIDKDSIESFYLINNAAVLEPVGPSWKNNTKLVKYHFLVNTVAPLVLSNLFIKHLKDFPLDKRIINISSGAALRPIYGWSSYCCSKTALDMITSCISLEQEREKYPVKIISLNPGVMDTGMQEQIRKVEKEDFPDKDCYVRLLEEGKLPNPEWIADKIVKLLESDDFPNGRVLTINDI from the coding sequence ATGAGAAACATTATTATATCAGGTGCCACTAGGGGCTTGGGGAAAGCCCTTGCCAGAGGACTTTCTCATCCCAATACAAAACTTTTCTTGATTGCAAGAGGCAAGTTAGAGGAAACCAAGAAGGCTGCTGAGGCTAAAGGGGCTCAGGCAAAGACATACAACATTGATTTAGCCGATACCTTAAAACTAGAGGAAACCATTGAAAAGATATTTTCTCATATAGATAAGGACAGTATTGAATCTTTTTATTTGATAAATAATGCGGCTGTTCTCGAGCCTGTCGGCCCTTCGTGGAAAAACAATACAAAATTAGTAAAATACCATTTTTTGGTTAATACCGTTGCTCCCTTAGTTCTCTCCAACCTCTTTATAAAACACCTCAAAGATTTTCCGCTGGATAAAAGGATTATTAATATTTCCTCAGGTGCTGCCCTAAGGCCAATATATGGCTGGTCTTCCTATTGCTGCTCTAAGACGGCATTGGATATGATTACAAGCTGCATCAGTCTTGAGCAGGAGAGGGAAAAATATCCTGTAAAAATCATCTCGCTTAACCCGGGTGTTATGGATACGGGAATGCAAGAGCAGATAAGAAAAGTAGAAAAGGAAGATTTTCCTGATAAGGACTGTTATGTGAGGTTACTTGAAGAAGGAAAATTACCTAATCCCGAGTGGATTGCGGATAAGATTGTTAAATTATTAGAATCTGATGATTTCCCAAATGGGAGAGTCTTAACGATAAACGATATCTAG
- a CDS encoding FprA family A-type flavoprotein encodes MPAVKIKPDVYWVGANDRTTDLFEGLWPIVHEGVSYNSYLINDEKTAVIDLIKSLKTDEFLAQIDEVTDVSKVDYVVMNHLEPDHSGMVRTFRRVAPNATILGSQKMKEMLESFYGITENVKVVEDGETLSLGKRTIKFFSAPFVHWPETIVTYEEADRILFSCDAFGGYGALRGGIFDDQCTDFYFYEREALRYYVNIVAIFSQMVLNAIKKLKGLPIDIIAPSHGLIWRKDPKRIIDLYKKWAEYSTGDGEAGITLIYGSMYGNTEKMMNAVAHGISCAGVPLEIFDVARTPVSYILPSLWTKRGVMIGAPTYENKLFPLMAHALDIVNRKRIINKKVARFGSFGWSGGAQREFEKIIEPLKWELIDSFEFTGSPTKDDLKKGEEFGAKFAEAIKGS; translated from the coding sequence GTGCCAGCAGTAAAGATAAAACCTGATGTTTATTGGGTAGGAGCTAATGACAGAACTACCGACCTTTTTGAGGGTCTATGGCCGATTGTTCATGAAGGGGTCTCATATAACTCTTATCTCATAAACGATGAAAAAACGGCCGTTATCGACCTGATAAAATCATTAAAGACAGATGAATTTTTAGCTCAAATCGATGAGGTCACCGATGTTTCTAAGGTTGATTATGTTGTAATGAATCATTTGGAGCCGGACCATTCTGGGATGGTAAGAACCTTCAGGCGTGTTGCTCCAAACGCTACGATTCTCGGTTCGCAGAAGATGAAGGAGATGCTTGAATCGTTTTATGGCATAACTGAAAATGTAAAGGTTGTAGAAGATGGGGAGACCCTCTCTTTGGGTAAGAGGACAATCAAGTTTTTTTCAGCACCTTTTGTGCACTGGCCAGAAACAATCGTTACCTATGAAGAAGCCGATCGTATTCTTTTCTCCTGCGATGCCTTTGGCGGATACGGAGCCCTTCGAGGCGGGATCTTTGATGATCAATGCACTGATTTTTATTTTTATGAGAGAGAGGCGCTTCGTTACTATGTTAATATAGTAGCGATATTCAGCCAGATGGTGCTGAATGCCATTAAGAAGCTAAAGGGGCTTCCGATCGATATCATTGCCCCTTCTCACGGGCTTATCTGGCGAAAAGATCCAAAACGAATCATTGATCTCTATAAAAAATGGGCTGAATATTCCACAGGAGATGGAGAGGCCGGTATCACCCTCATTTATGGTTCCATGTATGGTAATACTGAAAAGATGATGAATGCTGTAGCACACGGCATATCTTGTGCTGGGGTTCCCTTAGAGATCTTTGATGTAGCAAGAACCCCGGTGAGTTATATTCTCCCTTCACTCTGGACAAAAAGAGGGGTGATGATTGGAGCACCAACTTACGAGAATAAACTCTTTCCTTTGATGGCTCATGCTCTGGATATTGTTAACCGAAAGAGGATTATTAATAAAAAGGTTGCTCGATTTGGAAGTTTTGGATGGAGCGGGGGCGCACAAAGGGAATTTGAAAAAATTATCGAACCCCTAAAATGGGAATTAATCGATTCCTTTGAGTTTACTGGTTCGCCAACCAAGGACGACCTTAAAAAGGGAGAAGAATTCGGGGCAAAATTTGCTGAAGCCATAAAGGGTTCTTAA